Proteins encoded within one genomic window of Longimicrobium sp.:
- a CDS encoding SemiSWEET transporter → MTHNLLLQVGARSFFHAGSGFNRRIPPTRLLPSRRTPCPNTRRRSNPNQEAPIQQFATYIGYVAGALTVISFLPQVVRVWKTKRTNDLSLGMFVILITAGGLWIVYGAITSDWPVIATNGGMVALNVAILVAKLRFK, encoded by the coding sequence GTGACTCACAATCTACTACTTCAAGTCGGTGCTCGCTCTTTTTTCCACGCAGGATCTGGGTTCAACCGCCGGATACCCCCAACCCGCCTGCTTCCCTCCCGGCGCACCCCTTGCCCGAACACCCGCCGCAGATCCAATCCCAACCAGGAGGCACCCATTCAGCAGTTCGCAACCTACATCGGCTACGTCGCGGGGGCGCTGACCGTGATCTCGTTTCTCCCGCAGGTGGTGCGCGTGTGGAAGACGAAGAGGACCAACGACCTGTCGCTCGGGATGTTCGTCATCCTCATCACCGCGGGCGGGCTGTGGATCGTCTACGGCGCGATCACCAGCGACTGGCCCGTGATCGCCACCAACGGTGGGATGGTGGCGCTGAACGTCGCCATCCTGGTGGCCAAGCTCCGCTTCAAGTAG
- a CDS encoding M28 family peptidase has product MELVAYPCEEPPFFRTPYMGSMVHANSLRAEGARVRGMIALEMIGYFSDEPGSQTFPTPLLKPFYPSRGNFITVVGKLGQGPLIRRVRRSMRRGSPLPVRTIQAPRAVPGVDFSDHASYWTAGFDAVMVTDTAFYRNPHYHTAHDTADTLDYARMAMVVDGVREAVVALAT; this is encoded by the coding sequence GTGGAGCTGGTTGCGTACCCGTGCGAGGAGCCGCCCTTCTTCCGCACCCCCTACATGGGGAGCATGGTGCACGCCAACTCGCTGCGCGCCGAGGGGGCGCGGGTGAGGGGGATGATCGCGCTGGAGATGATCGGGTACTTCAGCGACGAGCCGGGGAGCCAGACCTTCCCCACTCCGCTGCTGAAGCCGTTCTATCCCTCGCGCGGCAACTTCATCACGGTGGTGGGCAAGCTGGGGCAGGGGCCGCTGATCCGCCGCGTGCGGCGGTCGATGCGCCGCGGCTCGCCGCTTCCCGTGCGCACCATCCAGGCTCCGCGCGCGGTCCCCGGCGTCGACTTCAGCGACCACGCCAGCTACTGGACCGCCGGCTTCGACGCCGTGATGGTGACCGATACCGCCTTCTACCGGAACCCGCACTACCACACTGCCCACGACACGGCGGACACGCTGGACTACGCGCGCATGGCGATGGTGGTGGACGGGGTGCGGGAGGCGGTGGTGGCGCTGGCTACTTGA